From a region of the Calliphora vicina chromosome 4, idCalVici1.1, whole genome shotgun sequence genome:
- the LOC135958954 gene encoding uncharacterized protein LOC135958954, which translates to MILAARKHLFATNIIFFFIIYVVQKFIQVFCIIEEKACNNANCTPNNRCDDRCIKPIAESTPAKPAVLTPPQSPIPAVKGLRLIPLAMRKTMRNFGYGEGHYQMFVEEKQRKQPTSKARLNAAVAEVKLNPN; encoded by the coding sequence ATGATTTTGGCAGCTCGCAAGCATCTTTTTGCTACCAATATCATTttctttttcatcatttatGTAGTGCAGAAATTCATACAGGTCTTCTGTATAATTGAGGAGAAGGCCTGCAATAATGCCAATTGTACCCCAAATAATCGATGTGACGATCGTTGTATTAAACCCATTGCTGAATCAACTCCAGCAAAGCCAGCTGTATTAACACCTCCTCAATCACCAATTCCAGCAGTGAAAGGTCTTCGTCTGATACCATTGGCCATGCGCAAAACCATGCGCAATTTCGGTTACGGCGAAGGACACTATCAAATGTTCGTGGAGGAGAAACAGCGTAAACAACCCACCTCCAAAGCTCGCTTAAATGCGGCCGTTGCTGAAGTTAAACTCAATCCAAATTAG
- the tsg gene encoding protein twisted gastrulation: MCTLVFIKYLLYSCVVLYVIVITPSVKGDGCNEFVCGSVVSKCLLTQSCTCKLSDCYCCKDCLNCLGELYIECCSCLDMCPQHNDTLSALAPKSQIGDFEGVPELFDTLTAEEDEDQWSTIRFPMRNSLQRHYNMVTGSFGFGDELDADAFAHKQQQPATVNCTVIYLNSCTTNKKCLQYCESMGSNSYRWFHDGCCECVGANCYNYGINESRCTACPDDDEEEDDEDMNGENMDDADYAGENEDDMSWDYGEDEMNYN, from the exons ATGTGTACATTAGTGTTTATAAAGTATTTGTTGTACTCGTGCGTTGTGTTGTATGTCATTGTAATAACCCCCAGTGTCAAAGGCGATGGCTGCAACGAATTCGTATGTGGCTCAGTAGTCTCCAAGTGTCTTTTGACACAAAGTTGTACGTGTAAACTTTCTGATTGCTATTGTTGCAAGGATTGTCTTAATTGTTTGGGGGAACTGTATATAGAATGCTGCAGCTGTTTGGATATGTGTCCCCAACACAATGACACTTTAAGTGCTCTGGCGCCAAAATCTCAAATTGGCGACTTTGAGGGAGTGCCAGAACTCTTCGACACCCTCACAGCCGAAGAGGATGAAGATCAATGGTCCACGATACGTTTTCCCATGCGCAACAGTTTACAGCGCCACTACAACATGGTCACAGGATCATTTGGTTTTGGTGATGAGCTTGATGCGGATGCTTTTGctcacaaacaacaacaaccggCCACGGTTAATTGTACGGTCATCTATTTGAATAGCTGTACAACCAACAAAAAGTGTTTACAATATTGTGAGAGTATG GGTTCAAATAGTTATCGTTGGTTTCATGATGGCTGCTGTGAATGTGTTGGTGCCAACTGTTACAATTATGGCATCAATGAAAGTCGTTGCACTGCTTGCCCTGACGATGATGAGGAGGAGGACGATGAAGATATGAATGGTGAAAATATGGATGATGCTGATTATGCTGGAGAGAATGAGGATGATATGTCTTGGGATTATGGCGAAGATGAAatgaattataattaa
- the LOC135958311 gene encoding ATP-dependent helicase brm-like: protein MKIFTFIFFAVTLCLASGEDVAYDGYPDGGYEDAPTEPPVDYSPSYWDDATTEKPADYNDYPAGGDGDPTTESPTDSPADCPPEDNAADIFKKFGGGVLLAMASAEEPPPEDGPPADGPPADGPPADGPPADGPPEDGPPKDDGPPEDGPPKDGPPDDSPPKDGPPAGGSKPPAGGSKPPAGGSKPPSKPANNKPAAPGKKPTAPNKKPGKKPSNASNNKLKKENQKRQQAIKKRQQQIKKQKNLIKKEHLANEKRRQEIKKSRQADRKRRAFIKKRKAVMKKRRQTVLKQRQELKKLNAANGKRRWETRQCWYTKTLVVAEEPPPEDGPPADGPPADGPPADGPPADGDKPPADGDKPPADGDKPPADGDKPPADGDKPPADGGKPPAGGNKPPAGGNKPPAGGKPPAGGKPGGKPNKKPSPPGKKPNKKPANNQQQQAKKQQAIKKKQQAILKKQQAILKKEMAKRKRQEAIKKRQLAIRKQQKANERKQNAYIKRQQANFKRQQANLKRVQAKLKKAQAERKRLQKNKNKNNNRQAMTLAEDGLPKDGPSKVNTPVLYKKPAGTTKNTLVTTKKPINSNRNNINNKLQKENQNRRQAIKKRQQEIKKIGQFINKREKKHRKITRKNS from the exons atgaaaatttttacatttatattttttgccgTTACGTTATGCTTGGCTTCCGGAGAAGATGTAGCTTATGATGGTTATCCAGACGGAGGTTATGAAGATGCACCGACTGAACCACCAGTAGATTATTCACCTTCATATTGGGATGATGCAACTACAGAAAAACCTGCTGACTACAATGATTATCCAGCAGGAGGAGATGGAGATCCAACAACTGAATCACCAACTGATTCGCCTGCTGATTGTCCTCCTGAAGATAATGCAgctgatatatttaaaaaattcggtggcg GCGTCCTATTGGCCATGGCTTCCGCAGAGGAACCACCACCAGAGGATGGTCCCCCAGCTGATGGTCCACCAGCAGATGGTCCACCAGCTGATGGCCCACCAGCAGACGGTCCTCCTGAGGATGGTCCTCCTAAAGACGATGGTCCTCCTGAGGATGGCCCTCCAAAAGATGGTCCTCCTGATGATAGTCCCCCTAAAGACGGTCCACCAGCTGGAGGTTCTAAACCACCTGCCGGAGGATCTAAACCACCTGCAGGAGGTTCTAAACCACCTAGCAAGCCAGCTAATAACAAGCCTGCTGCTCCCGGTAAGAAACCCACTGCTCCCAACAAAAAACCCGGAAAGAAACCCTCCAATGCCAGCAACAACAAgctcaaaaaagaaaatcagaaGAGACAACAGGCCATTAAAAAAAGGCAACAACAAATCAAGAAACAGAAGAATCTTATTAAGAAGGAACATTTGGCAAACGAAAAGAGGCGACAGGAGATCAAAAAAAGTCGTCAGGCTGATAGGAAGAGGAGAGCATTCATTAAGAAGAGGAAAGCCGTCATGAAGAAAAGACGACAGACCGTATTAAAACAAAGACAGGAGCTTAAAAAATTGAATGCTGCTAACGGCAAGAGACGTTGGGAAACCAGACAATG tTGGTATACCAAAA CATTGGTTGTTGCTGAGGAACCACCACCGGAGGATGGACCGCCTGCTGATGGTCCTCCTGCTGATGGTCCACCTGCTGATGGTCCACCAGCTGATGGTGATAAACCGCCAGCTGATGGTGATAAACCCCCAGCTGATGGCGACAAACCACCAGCCGATGGTGATAAACCCCCAGCCGATGGTGATAAACCCCCAGCTGATGGTGGTAAACCACCCGCTGGAGGTAATAAACCACCAGCTGGAGGAAATAAACCCCCTGCCGGCGGTAAACCACCTGCTGGCGGCAAACCTGGAGGTAAACCCAATAAGAAACCATCACCTCCTGGAAAAAAACCCAACAAGAAACCCGCTAACAATCAACAACAGCAAGCCAAGAAGCAACAAGCCATCAAGAAAAAACAACAAGCTATTTTGAAGAAGCAACAGGCTATTCTTAAAAAAGAAATGGCCAAGAGGAAACGCCAAGAAGCCATTAAGAAGAGACAACTGGCCATCCGTAAACAACAAAAAGCTAATGAGAGGAAACAAAACGCATATATCAAAAGACAACAGGCCAATTTCAAACGTCAACAGGCCAATTTGAAGAGAGTACAGGCTAAATTGAAGAAGGCTCAGGCTGAAAGAAAACGTTTacaaaagaacaagaacaaaaataacaacagacAGG CAATGACTTTAGCAGAGGATGGTCTTCCTAAAGATGGTCCCTCAAAGGTTAATACACCAGTCCTTTATAAGAAACCAGCAGGCACCACTAAAAATACATTAGTAACTACCAAAAAACCTATTAATAGCAACAGGAACAATATCAATAATAAACttcaaaaagaaaatcaaaatagaCGTCAAGCTATCAAAAAGAGACAACAAGAAATCAAGAAAATTGgtcaatttataaacaaaagagaGAAAAAGCACAGGAAAATAACAAGAAAGAACAGCTAA